In a single window of the Cucurbita pepo subsp. pepo cultivar mu-cu-16 chromosome LG18, ASM280686v2, whole genome shotgun sequence genome:
- the LOC111780585 gene encoding ATPase 8, plasma membrane-type-like, which yields MGDISLEDVKNENVDLERIPVEEVFEKLKCTKDGLSTAEGEKRLQIFGPNKLEEKKESKVLKFLGFMWNPLSWVMESAAIMAIALANGGGKPPDWQDFVGIIVLLIINSTISFIEENNAGNAAAALMAGLAPKTKVLRDGKWKEEEAAILVPGDVISVKLGDIIPADARLLEGDPLKIDQSALTGESLPVTKNPGDGVFSGSTCKQGEIEAVVIATGVHTFFGKAAHLVDSTNQVGHFQKVLTAIGNFCICSIAVGMVIEILVMFAIQHRAYREGIDNLLVLLIGGIPIAMPTVLSVTMAIGSHRLSQQGAITKRMTAIEEMAGMDVLCSDKTGTLTLNKLTVDKSLIEVFVPNMDKDAVMLFAARASRVENQDAIDACIVGMLDDPKEARAGITEVHFLPFNPVDKRTAITYIDTDGNWHRSSKGAPEQIIDLCDLKGEARQKAHTIIDNYANRGLRSLAVGRQTVKDKDKESGGEPWEFVGLLPLFDPPRHDSAETIRRALELGVNVKMITGDQLAIGKETGRRLGMGTNMYPSSSLLGQSMDESIASIPVDELIEKADGFAGVFPEHKYEIVKRLQERKHICGMTGDGVNDAPALKRADIGIAVADATDAARSASDIVLTEPGLSVIVSAVLTSRAIFQRMKNYTIYAVSITIRIVLGFMLVALIWKFDFSPFMVLIIAILNDGTIMTISKDRVKPSPVPDSWRLKEIFATGVVLGTYMAFATVFFFWLANETVFFPKTFGVKPLKDLAEMNSALYLQVSIISQALIFVTRSRSWSFVECPGFLLVIAFLAAQLVATLIAVYSEWDFARIKGIGWGWAGAIWLFSIVTYFPLDVLKFAIRYGLSGKAWDNMLENKTAFTTKKDYGKGEREAQWAIAQRTRHGLQPPETIFHEKSSYEELSAIAEQAKKRADIARLRELHTLKGHVESVVKLKGLDIDTIQQHYTV from the exons ATGGGCGATATTTCGTTGGAAGATGTCAAGAATGAGAACGTTGATCTA GAACGGATTCCTGTGGAGGAAGTTTTTGAGAAACTAAAGTGCACTAAAGATGGATTGAGCACAGCAGAAGGAGAAAAGAGACTCCAAATTTTTGGTCCTAACAAGcttgaagagaaaaaagagagcaAGGTTTTGAAGTTCTTGGGGTTTATGTGGAATCCTCTATCATGGGTTATGGAATCTGCGGCAATCATGGCCATTGCTCTGGCTAATGGAGGG GGGAAACCACCGGATTGGCAAGATTTTGTTGGGATTATTGTGTTGTTGATCATTAACTCTACCATTAGTTTCATTGAAGAGAACAATGCTGGAAATGCAGCTGCTGCTCTCATGGCTGGTCTGGCCCCCAAAACCAAG GTTCTAAGAGATGGAAAGTGGAAAGAAGAGGAGGCAGCCATTCTTGTTCCAGGGGATGTGATTAGCGTTAAATTAGGAGATATTATCCCGGCCGATGCACGTCTCTTAGAAGGCGATCCTCTGAAGATTGACCAGTCTGCTCTTACGGGTGAATCTTTGCCTGTCACCAAGAATCCTGGTGATGGAGTGTTCTCTGGCTCCACCTGCAAGCAAGGTGAGATTGAGGCCGTTGTTATTGCCACTGGAGTGCATACCTTTTTCGGAAAGGCAGCTCACCTTGTGGACAGCACCAACCAAGTTGGTCATTTccaaaag GTGTTGACGGCCATTGGAAACTTCTGTATATGCTCGATCGCGGTCGGGATGGTCATTGAGATTCTAGTAATGTTTGCTATCCAGCACAGAGCATACAGAGAGGGCATTGACAACTTGTTGGTGCTTCTCATTGGAGGCATTCCCATAGCAATGCCAACCGTTCTTTCAGTAACCATGGCCATCGGATCGCATCGTCTTTCGCAGCAAGGTGCCATCACCAAGAGGATGACAGCCATTGAAGAGATGGCTGGGATGGATGTCCTGTGCAGTGACAAGACAGGAACTCTCACCCTGAACAAGCTCACAGTAGACAAGTCCCTGATTGAG GTGTTTGTACCAAACATGGACAAGGACGCTGTCATGCTGTTTGCTGCAAGAGCGTCGAGAGTCGAAAATCAAGACGCCATCGATGCCTGCATTGTCGGAATGTTGGATGACCCCAAAGAG GCAAGAGCAGGAATAACTGAGGTGCATTTCTTGCCGTTTAACCCGGTCGATAAACGTACTGCCATTACCTACATCGACACAGATGGTAACTGGCACAGAAGCAGCAAGGGCGCTCCTGAACAG ATCATTGACCTTTGTGACCTTAAAGGTGAAGCAAGGCAGAAAGCTCATACCATTATCGATAACTACGCTAATCGCGGTCTTCGTTCGTTGGCCGTTGGTCGACAG ACTGTTAAAGACAAGGACAAGGAAAGTGGTGGAGAACCATGGGAATTTGTTGGTCTCTTGCCTCTATTTGATCCTCCAAGGCATGATAGTGCAGAAACCATTCGCCGAGCTCTAGAACTTGGTGTTAATGTTAAGATGATCACTGGTGACCAACTTGCAATAGGGAAAGAAACCGGTCGGAGGCTCGGCATGGGCACGAACATGTATCCGTCGTCGTCTTTGCTCGGACAAAGCATGGATGAGTCAATTGCTTCTATTCCTGTTGATGAACTCATTGAGAAGGCTGATGGGTTTGCAGGAGTCTTCCCAG AACACAAGTATGAGATTGTTAAGAGACTTCAGGAGAGGAAACATATTTGTGGCATGACAGGAGATGGTGTCAATGATGCTCCTGCTCTCAAGAGGGCGGACATCGGTATCGCTGTGGCTGATGCAACCGACGCCGCACGAAGCGCATCAGACATTGTCTTGACCGAGCCAGGACTAAGTGTGATTGTGAGTGCTGTGTTAACCAGTAGAGCCATCTttcaaagaatgaaaaactaCACTATCTATGCAGTTTCCATTACAATACGTATTGTGTTGGGATTCATGCTTGTTGCTCTCATCTGGAAGTTTGATTTCTCGCCTTTTATGGTCCTTATCATTGCCATCCTAAACGATGGAACCATCATGACCATTTCAAAGGATAGGGTGAAGCCATCACCTGTGCCTGACTCATGGAGACTCAAAGAGATTTTTGCTACTGGTGTTGTCCTTGGAACATACATGGCCTTCGCGACCGTGTTTTTCTTCTGGCTCGCCAACGAAACCGTCTTCTTCCCG AAAACATTTGGTGTAAAGCCACTCAAAGATCTTGCTGAGATGAACTCTGCTCTCTATCTTCAAGTGAGCATTATCAGTCAAGCTCTCATCTTTGTCACGAGGTCAAGAAGTTGGTCCTTTGTTGAATGCCCTGGTTTCTTGCTAGTTATTGCCTTCCTTGCTGCACAGTTG GTTGCCACTCTAATTGCTGTATACTCCGAGTGGGACTTTGCAAGGATCAAAGGCATTGGGTGGGGATGGGCAGGAGCCATCTGGTTATTCAGTATTGTCACTTACTTCCCACTTGATGTCCTCAAATTTGCAATCCGTTATGGCCTCAGCGGCAAGGCCTGGGACAACATGCTCGAGAATAAG ACTGCATTTACGACGAAGAAGGATTACGGAAAAGGCGAAAGAGAGGCACAATGGGCAATAGCACAACGTACAAGGCATGGCCTGCAGCCACCAGAAACCATATTTCATGAAAAGAGCAGCTACGAGGAACTTTCAGCGATTGCAGAACAAGCCAAGAAAAGAGCTGACATTGCCAG GCTGAGGGAACTCCACACTTTGAAGGGCCATGTAGAGTCAGTGGTGAAGTTGAAGGGGTTGGACATTGACACTATCCAGCAACACTACACTGTTTAA
- the LOC111780607 gene encoding uncharacterized protein LOC111780607, with translation MVCVCGASAVHSAAPSLALSSLSGRPLRYAVLGAGFAGLSVTWHLLKLCPKDVSLCIDIYDEVGIGGGASGVAGGLLHPYSPKVKPLWKGAECWAECLKLLSVAESALRSKELDLEMDGYHNMNGSVVLRRGILRPAISLKNLMMLKENAQNGLDSCRIETIDGDAAQNLVPKLNIPLNTAFYMPQAVNINSQRYLEALFIACQNLTKETSPSSLGHKELFLQKKSINELGELEGTYDAVIVCLGAKMIMLPQLTGKLPLRTCRGVVAHFQLHDDISNAYPELGPSILSDAWLAIQSPRSLYMGSTWEWKSTNSSPEVSEEEGSRAVAELLPKVSAIYPSIKEWSFRRARAGLRAMPPLTPHGSLPLMGCIDEIVRPNSSCKYWLFGGLGSRGLLYHGWLGKLTAQAVLSCNEELIPSELISWKKVMNS, from the exons atggtgtgtgtgtgtggagCTTCGGCGGTTCACTCCGCCGCGCCGTCGTTAGCACTTTCTTCTCTGTCGGGGCGTCCTCTGAG GTACGCAGTGCTTGGAGCTGGTTTTGCTGGGCTTTCAGTTACTTGGCATTTGTTGAAG CTCTGTCCTAAGGACGTATCTCTATGTATCGATATATACGACGAAGTTGGCATTGGTGGAGGAGCATCTGGAGTCGCTGGAGGGCTTCTTCACCCTTATTCTCCTAAAG TTAAACCTCTCTGGAAAGGTGCCGAGTGTTGGGCTGAGTGCTTAAAGCTTTTAAGCGTTGCGGAGTCAGCACTTCGCTCCAAAGAGTTGGATTTAGAGATGGATGGATATCATAATATGAATGGATCCGTTGTTCTAAGACG GGGTATCTTGAGGCCTGCAATCAGCTTGAAGAATCTCATGATGTTAAAAGAA AATGCTCAGAACGGACTCGATAGCTGCAGAATCGAAACAATCGATGGAGATGCTGCCCAGAATCTTGTTCCTAAGCTTAACATTCCTCTAAATACAGCTTTTTATATGCCTCAAGCTGTAAATATCAACTCTCAACGTTATCTTGAG GCGCTGTTTATAGCATGCCAAAATCTGACCAAGGAAACATCACCCTCAAGTCTTGGTCACAAGGAGTTGTTCTTGCAGAAAAAGTCTATTAACGAACTGGGTGAACTAGAAG GGACGTACGATGCTGTGATTGTTTGTCTTGGTGCTAAAATGATCATGCTTCCTCAACTTACTGGAAAGCTTCCTTTGAGAACTTGCCGAGGTGTAGTAGCTCATTTTCAGCTTCACGACGATATCAG CAATGCATACCCAGAGCTTGGGCCTTCTATACTGTCAGATGCATGGCTAGCCATACAGAGTCCTAGAAGTTTATATATGGGTTCAACATGGGAATGGAAATCAACAAATTCATCACCTGAAGTTTCAGAAGAGGAAGGCTCAAGGGCGGTTGCAGAACTCTTACCAAAGGTGTCTGCCATTTATCCCTCAATAAAGGAGTGGAGTTTCAGGAGAGCAAGGGCTGGTCTTAGAGCAATGCCACCACTCACTCCTCATGGATCTCTTCCTCTTATGGGGTGTATAGACGAGATTGTAAGACCTAACAGCTCTTGCAAGTACTGGTTATTTGGAGGGCTTGGTTCTAGGGGATTGTTGTACCATGGTTGGCTTGGGAAACTAACAGCACAGGCTGTGCTTTCATGTAATGAAGAACTAATCCCATCTGAACTAATCTCTTGGAAGAAAGTAATGAATAGTTAA
- the LOC111780606 gene encoding WD repeat-containing protein 76, translating into MASQALTEYERKRLENIRRNDEMMAALKLQSKASELSAASKRQRVETKSEKVYPKTKPKIDTPIVLRRSLRARGIPPDAKSVSDDITEPATKIRKSDPKSMPSRRVSGPLEMIEVCSERESHRSLIESIVGISIKSLASRSVKEELVDDVKDFKLEEGNGSFPKEIKTEGGGNGNCLKMEPTDNYPNLVKTQTEELTSDIKGHWTRSIKMEHKNDGSHLKVGSLVLNADNIARVVPGRIMAVRFFPCRDSRMIVVGNKFGEVGFWNADHQSEEGNGVYLYHPHSGPISGISIQRHALSKVHTSCYDGFIRLMDAEKEMFDLLYRSEYTVFSLSQQSNDANCLYFAEGRGGLNILDKRTGNCPMEWMLHEDRINTIDFSVENCNIMATGSSDGTACLWDLRSVNAEKPLKTINHKRAIHSAYFSPSGRFIATTSFDDNVGITGGVNFKDTLMIPHDNQTGRWISSFRAIWGWDDSYIFIGNMKRAVDVISRAQRKKVFVLQSPNISAIPCRFDAHPYDVGTLAGATSGGQVYMWTMSQDI; encoded by the exons ATGGCCTCTCAAGCTCTCACGGAGTACGAGCGCAAGAGGCTCGAGAACATTCGCCGCAACGATGAAATGATGGCCGCCCTCAAGCTTCAGTCCAAAGCCTCTGAACTCTCTGCTGCCTCCAAGCGTCAAAG AGTGGAAACCAAATCGGAAAAGGTTTATCCGAAGACCAAACCTAAAATCGATACTCCGATAGTTTTACGGCGCTCTTTGCGTGCTAGAGGAATTCCCCCTGATGCCAAAAGTGTTTCTGATGATATTACGGAGCCGGCTACTAAGATTCGGAAGTCAGATCCCAAGTCTATGCCTTCGCGTCGTGTTTCAGGCCCCCTTGAAATGATTGAAGTTTGTAGTGAGAGGGAGTCTCATCGGTCACTGATTGAATCAATTGTAGGTATTTCGATTAAATCTCTGGCAAGCAGGTCAGTGAAAGAGGAATTAGTTGATGATGTTAAGGATTTtaaattggaggaaggaaatgGAAGTTTCCCGAAAGAGATAAAGACTGAAGGAGGGGGAAATGGGAATTGTTTGAAGATGGAACCTACTGATAATTATCCGAATTTAGTTAAGACACAGACTGAAGAACTAACTAGTGACATTAAAGGTCACTGGACGAGATCGATTAAGATGGAACATAAGAACGATGGAAGTCACTTAAAGGTTGGGTCTTTGGTTCTGAATGCCGACAACATAGCTCGGGTTGTGCCTGGAAGAATAATGGCAGTGCGGTTTTTCCCTTGTCGTGATTCTAGAATGATTGTTGTAGGTAACAAGTTTGGGGAAGTTGGGTTTTGGAATGCTGATCACCAGTCAGAGGAAGGAAATGGTGTTTATTTGTATCACCCGCATTCAGGTCCCATTTCTGGGATTTCAATTCAACGGCATGCATTGTCGAAG GTTCATACCAGTTGCTATGATGGATTTATACGGTTGATGGATGCAGAGAAAGAGATGTTTGATCTTTTGTATCGCAGTGAATATactgtattttctctttctcaacaATCAAACGATGCAAACTGCTTATATTTTGCTGAGGGTCGTGGAGGGTTGAATATATTGGATAAAAGGACTGGAAACTGCCCAATGGAATGGATGTTGCATGAAGATAGGATCAATACCATAGATTTTAGTGTAGAAAATTGCAACATCATGGCTACTGGTTCCAGTGATGGAACTGCCTGTCTTTGGGATTTGAGAAGTGTTAATGCTGAAAAGCCCTTGAAGACGATAAACCACAAAAGGGCGATTCATTCTGCTTACTTCTCACCCTCTGGACGCTTCATTGCAACTACTAG TTTTGACGACAATGTTGGCATAACCGGTGGagttaattttaaagatactTTGATGATACCTCATGATAATCAGACAGGCAGGTGGATTTCTTCTTTCAG AGCAATTTGGGGTTGGGATGACTCGTACATTTTCATTGGAAATATGAAGAGAGCAGTAGACGTTATTTCACGGGCACAACGGAAGAAAGTCTTCGTTTTGCAGAGCCCCAACATATCTGCAATACCATGCAGGTTCGACGCACACCCTTACGATGTTGGAACGTTAGCAGGAGCCACGAGCGGGGGCCAGGTTTATATGTGGACAATGAGTCAAGATATTTAA
- the LOC111780584 gene encoding ATPase 8, plasma membrane-type-like encodes MGDISLEDVKNENVDLERIPVEEVFEKLKCTKDGLSTAEGEKRLQIFGPNKLEEKKESKVLKFLGFMWNPLSWVMESAAIMAIALANGGGKPPDWQDFVGIIVLLIINSTISFIEENNAGNAAAALMAGLAPKTKVLRDGKWKEEEAAILVPGDVISVKLGDIIPADARLLEGDPLKIDQSALTGESLPVTKNPGDGVFSGSTCKQGEIEAVVIATGVHTFFGKAAHLVDSTNQVGHFQKVLTAIGNFCICSIAVGMVIEILVMFAIQHRAYREGIDNLLVLLIGGIPIAMPTVLSVTMAIGSHRLSQQGAITKRMTAIEEMAGMDVLCSDKTGTLTLNKLTVDKSLIEVFVPNMDKDAVMLFAARASRVENQDAIDACIVGMLDDPKEARAGITEVHFLPFNPVDKRTAITYIDTDGNWHRSSKGAPEQIIDLCDLKGEARQKAHTIIDNYANRGLRSLAVGRQTVKDKDKESGGEPWEFVGLLPLFDPPRHDSAETIRRALELGVNVKMITGDQLAIGKETGRRLGMGTNMYPSSSLLGQSTDESIASIPVDELIEKADGFAGVFPEHKYEIVKRLQERKHICGMTGDGVNDAPALKRADIGIAVADATDAARSASDIVLTEPGLSVIVSAVLTSRAIFQRMKNYTIYAVSITIRIVLGFMLVALIWKFDFSPFMVLIIAILNDGTIMTISKDRVKPSPVPDSWRLKEIFATGVVLGTYMAFATVFFFWLANETVFFPNTFGIKPLRGIAEMNSALYLQVSIISQALIFVTRSRSWSFVECPGFLLVIAFLAAQLVATLIAVYSEWDFARIKGIGWGWAGAIWLFSIVTYFPLDVLKFAIRYGLSGKAWDNMLENKTAFTTKKDYGKGEREAQWAIAQRTRHGLQPPETIFHEKSSYEELSAIAEQAKKRAEIARLRELHTLKGHVESVVKLKGLDIDTIQQHYTL; translated from the exons ATGGGTGATATTTCGTTGGAAGATGTCAAGAATGAGAACGTTGATCTA GAACGGATTCCTGTGGAGGAAGTTTTTGAGAAACTAAAGTGCACTAAAGATGGATTGAGCACAGCAGAAGGAGAAAAGAGACTCCAAATTTTTGGTCCTAACAAGcttgaagagaaaaaagagagcaAGGTTTTGAAGTTCTTGGGGTTTATGTGGAATCCTCTATCATGGGTTATGGAATCTGCGGCAATCATGGCCATTGCCCTGGCTAATGGAGGG GGGAAACCACCGGATTGGCAAGATTTTGTTGGGATTATTGTGTTGTTGATCATTAACTCTACCATTAGTTTCATTGAAGAGAACAATGCTGGAAATGCAGCTGCTGCTCTCATGGCTGGTCTGGCCCCCAAAACCAAG GTTCTAAGAGATGGAAAGTGGAAAGAAGAGGAGGCAGCAATTCTGGTTCCAGGGGATGTGATTAGCGTTAAATTAGGAGATATTATCCCGGCCGATGCACGTCTCTTAGAAGGCGATCCTCTGAAGATCGACCAGTCTGCTCTTACGGGTGAATCTTTGCCTGTCACCAAGAATCCTGGTGATGGAGTGTTCTCTGGCTCCACCTGCAAGCAAGGAGAGATCGAGGCCGTTGTTATTGCCACTGGAGTGCATACCTTTTTCGGAAAGGCAGCTCATCTTGTGGACAGCACCAACCAAGTTGGTCATTTccaaaag GTGTTGACCGCCATTGGAAACTTCTGTATATGCTCGATCGCGGTCGGGATGGTCATTGAGATTCTAGTAATGTTTGCTATCCAGCACAGAGCATACAGAGAGGGCATTGACAACTTGTTGGTGCTTCTCATTGGAGGCATTCCCATTGCCATGCCAACAGTTCTTTCAGTAACCATGGCCATCGGATCGCATCGCCTTTCGCAGCAAGGTGCCATCACCAAGAGGATGACAGCCATTGAAGAGATGGCTGGGATGGATGTCCTGTGCAGTGACAAGACAGGAACTCTCACCCTGAACAAGCTCACAGTAGACAAGTCCCTGATTGAG GTGTTTGTACCAAACATGGACAAGGACGCTGTCATGCTGTTTGCTGCAAGAGCGTCGAGAGTCGAAAATCAAGACGCCATCGATGCCTGCATTGTCGGAATGTTGGATGACCCCAAAGAG GCAAGAGCAGGAATAACTGAGGTGCATTTCTTGCCGTTTAACCCGGTCGATAAACGTACTGCCATTACCTACATCGACACAGATGGTAACTGGCACAGAAGCAGCAAGGGCGCTCCTGAACAG ATCATTGACCTTTGTGACCTTAAAGGTGAAGCAAGGCAGAAAGCTCATACCATTATCGATAACTACGCTAATCGCGGTCTTCGTTCGTTGGCCGTTGGTCGACAG ACTGTTAAAGACAAGGACAAGGAAAGTGGTGGAGAACCATGGGAATTTGTTGGTCTCTTGCCTCTATTTGATCCTCCAAGGCATGATAGTGCAGAAACCATTCGCCGAGCTCTAGAACTTGGTGTTAATGTTAAGATGATCACTGGTGACCAACTTGCAATAGGGAAAGAAACCGGTCGGAGGCTCGGCATGGGCACGAACATGTATCCGTCCTCGTCTTTGCTCGGGCAAAGCACGGATGAGTCAATTGCTTCTATTCCTGTTGATGAACTCATTGAGAAGGCTGATGGGTTTGCAGGAGTCTTCCCGG AACACAAGTATGAGATTGTTAAGAGACTTCAGGAGAGGAAACATATTTGTGGCATGACAGGAGATGGTGTCAATGATGCTCCTGCTCTCAAGAGGGCCGACATCGGTATCGCTGTGGCTGATGCAACCGACGCCGCACGAAGCGCATCAGACATTGTCTTGACCGAGCCAGGACTAAGTGTGATTGTGAGTGCTGTGTTAACCAGTAGAGCCATCTttcaaagaatgaaaaactaCACTATCTATGCAGTTTCCATTACAATACGTATTGTGTTGGGATTCATGCTTGTTGCTCTCATCTGGAAGTTTGATTTCTCGCCTTTTATGGTCCTTATCATTGCCATCCTAAACGATGGAACCATCATGACCATTTCAAAGGATAGGGTGAAGCCATCACCTGTGCCTGACTCATGGAGACTCAAAGAGATTTTTGCTACTGGTGTTGTCCTTGGAACATACATGGCCTTCGCGACTGTGTTTTTCTTCTGGCTCGCCAACGAAACCGTCTTCTTCCCG AACACATTTGGCATAAAGCCACTCAGAGGTATTGCTGAGATGAACTCTGCTCTCTATCTTCAAGTGAGCATTATCAGTCAAGCTCTCATCTTTGTCACGAGGTCAAGAAGTTGGTCCTTTGTTGAATGCCCTGGTTTCTTGCTAGTTATTGCCTTCCTTGCTGCACAGTTG GTTGCCACTCTAATTGCTGTATACTCCGAATGGGACTTTGCAAGGATCAAGGGCATTGGGTGGGGATGGGCAGGAGCCATCTGGTTATTCAGTATTGTCACTTACTTCCCACTTGATGTCCTCAAATTTGCAATCCGTTATGGCCTCAGCGGCAAGGCCTGGGACAACATGCTCGAGAATAAG ACTGCGTTTACGACGAAGAAGGATTACGGAAAAGGCGAAAGAGAGGCACAATGGGCAATAGCCCAACGTACAAGGCATGGCCTGCAGCCACCAGAAACCATATTTCATGAAAAGAGCAGCTACGAGGAACTTTCAGCGATTGCAGAGCAAGCGAAGAAAAGAGCTGAAATTGCCAG GCTGAGGGAACTCCACACTTTGAAGGGCCATGTAGAGTCGGTGGTGAAGTTGAAGGGGTTGGACATTGACACTATCCAACAGCACTACACTCTTTGA
- the LOC111780586 gene encoding uncharacterized protein LOC111780586 gives MMAALKLQSKASELSAASKRQRTMNKMLHAHCHIRQPVTGTARRVWEATEGINQLCSALVVTTPALQVYSFSNPQPIMGFLESTPSPSPFPIRRACRRKKGYSKWFLEIFFFVLLVFGQLWVIFRWKMSRMRTLI, from the exons ATGATGGCCGCCCTCAAGCTTCAGTCCAAAGCCTCTGAACTCTCTGCTGCCTCCAAGCGTCAAAG GACCATGAACAAAATGCTACATGCTCATTGCCACATCCGCCAACCTGTTACTGGAACAGCCCGTAGGGTCTGGGAAGCCACAGAAGGTATCAACCAACTCTGCTCGGCACTGGTTGTAACCACTCCAGCTCTGCAAGTATACTCATTTAGCAACCCACAGCCGATCATGGGGTTTCTTGAATCAACTCCCTCGCCTTCTCCATTTCCTATAAGAAGAGCCTGCCGGAGAAAGAAGGGATATTCGAAGTGGTTTTTGGagattttcttcttcgttttgCTTGTTTTTGGTCAGCTATGGGTGATATTTCGTTGGAAGATGTCAAGAATGAGAACGTTGATCTA